The proteins below are encoded in one region of Microbispora sp. NBC_01189:
- the ettA gene encoding energy-dependent translational throttle protein EttA translates to MPEYIYTLQRVRKAHGDKVVLDDVTLSFLPGAKIGVLGPNGTGKSTLLKMMAGLEQPSNGDARLMPGFTVGILQQEPPLNDAKTVLGNVEEGVAETKAMLDRFNEIAEQMATDYSDALLEEMGRLQDALDHRNAWDLESQLEQAMDALRCPPPDADVTQLSGGERRRVALCKLLLEQPDLLLLDEPTNHLDAESVQWLEQHLEKYPGTVLAVTHDRYFLDNVANWILELDRGRCFPYEGNYSTYLEAKAARLKVEGQKDVKRRRRLEEELQWVRSNARARQTKSRARLQRYEEMAAEADKYRKLDFEEIQIPPGPRLGTTVIRSEKLSKGFADRLLMDELSFDLPRNGIVGIIGPNGVGKTTLFRMITGAETPDSGSITIGDTVKISYVDQSRGGIDPAKNVWQVVSDGLDHIKVGNVEMPSRAYVAAFGFKGPDQQKLAGILSGGERNRLNLALTLKQGGNVLLLDEPTNDLDTETLSSLENALLDFPGCAVITSHDRWFLDRIATHILAWEEGSNWFWFEGNYADYEKNKIERLGAEAARPHAVTYRKLTRD, encoded by the coding sequence ATGCCGGAGTACATCTATACGTTGCAGCGCGTGCGCAAGGCGCACGGCGACAAAGTGGTCCTCGACGACGTCACGCTGTCGTTCCTGCCAGGGGCCAAGATCGGCGTCCTGGGCCCGAACGGCACGGGCAAGTCCACGCTGCTCAAGATGATGGCGGGGCTGGAGCAGCCGTCCAACGGCGACGCCCGGCTGATGCCCGGCTTCACGGTCGGCATCCTCCAGCAGGAGCCGCCGCTCAACGACGCCAAGACGGTGCTCGGCAACGTCGAGGAGGGCGTGGCCGAGACCAAGGCGATGCTCGACCGGTTCAACGAGATCGCCGAGCAGATGGCCACCGACTACAGCGACGCGCTGCTGGAGGAGATGGGCCGCCTGCAGGACGCCCTCGACCACCGGAACGCGTGGGACCTCGAAAGCCAGCTCGAACAGGCCATGGACGCGCTGCGCTGCCCGCCGCCCGACGCCGACGTCACCCAGCTCAGCGGTGGCGAGCGCCGCCGGGTCGCGCTGTGCAAGCTGCTGCTCGAACAGCCCGACCTGCTGCTGCTCGACGAGCCCACCAACCACCTCGACGCCGAGAGCGTGCAGTGGCTGGAGCAGCACCTGGAGAAGTACCCCGGCACCGTCCTGGCCGTCACCCACGACCGCTACTTCCTGGACAACGTCGCGAACTGGATCCTGGAGCTGGACCGCGGCCGCTGCTTCCCCTACGAGGGCAACTACTCCACCTACCTGGAGGCCAAGGCCGCGCGTCTGAAGGTCGAGGGGCAGAAGGACGTCAAGCGCAGGAGGCGCCTGGAGGAAGAACTGCAGTGGGTGCGGTCGAACGCCCGCGCCCGGCAGACCAAGAGCCGCGCCCGTCTCCAGCGCTACGAGGAGATGGCCGCCGAGGCCGACAAGTACCGCAAGCTCGACTTCGAGGAAATCCAGATCCCGCCGGGCCCGCGCCTCGGCACGACGGTCATCCGGTCCGAGAAGCTGAGCAAGGGCTTCGCCGACCGGCTGCTCATGGACGAGCTCTCCTTCGACCTGCCCCGCAACGGCATCGTCGGCATCATCGGCCCCAACGGCGTCGGCAAGACCACGCTGTTCCGGATGATCACCGGTGCCGAGACCCCCGACAGCGGGTCGATCACCATCGGCGACACCGTCAAGATCTCGTACGTGGACCAGAGCAGGGGCGGCATCGACCCCGCGAAGAACGTCTGGCAGGTCGTCTCCGACGGGCTCGACCACATCAAGGTCGGCAACGTCGAGATGCCCTCCCGGGCGTATGTCGCGGCGTTCGGGTTCAAGGGCCCCGACCAGCAGAAGCTCGCCGGCATCCTGTCCGGCGGCGAGCGCAACCGGCTCAACCTCGCGCTCACGCTCAAGCAGGGCGGCAACGTGCTGCTGCTGGACGAGCCCACCAACGACCTCGACACCGAGACCCTCTCCAGCCTGGAGAACGCGCTGCTCGACTTCCCCGGCTGCGCCGTGATCACCTCGCACGACCGGTGGTTCCTCGACCGGATCGCGACCCACATCCTCGCGTGGGAGGAGGGCTCGAACTGGTTCTGGTTCGAGGGCAACTACGCCGACTACGAGAAGAACAAGATCGAGCGCCTGGGCGCGGAGGCGGCCCGCCCGCACGCTGTCACCTACCGCAAGCTCACCCGCGACTGA
- a CDS encoding GGDEF domain-containing protein yields MTATGQTSSRPRGAISSRSRWPLLTQPPALVSYVCAILAFYTVLVAVLARATVFHACDLAMFGALTLCGAVCIEATRRLGMPAGVSRDLLSAWWLPAAFLLPPVYALLAPVPMQILLQLRVRATVLYRRVFSAAAIGLAAGAASTAFHHWVAVPARLSSGQGRPILAAAACAVLFTVLNTALIAVAAHASDPEGRWGEVLWDRERVLLDAVELCLGVLVAVVCGINLALLLLVLPPVVLLQRSLLHAQLQAAARTDAKTGLLNAAAWQREADTEIVRAQRTGNPLALVLVDIDHFKKVNDTYGHLVGDQVLAEVAATLRTQLREYDVVGRFGGEEFVVLLPGADVHEARRVAERLRVRVSRMAVPTEQAAVTVTVSAGVAILNIHGEDLLELLAAADLALYRAKELGRDRICLPAAPLAPPPRSADGAAGAIP; encoded by the coding sequence ATGACGGCAACCGGTCAGACCTCGTCGAGGCCGCGCGGCGCGATCTCCTCCCGGAGCCGCTGGCCGTTGCTGACCCAGCCGCCCGCCCTCGTGTCCTATGTCTGCGCGATCCTGGCGTTCTACACCGTCCTGGTCGCGGTGCTGGCCAGGGCGACCGTCTTCCATGCCTGCGACCTCGCCATGTTCGGGGCGCTCACGCTGTGCGGCGCCGTCTGCATCGAGGCCACCCGCCGTCTCGGCATGCCCGCCGGCGTGTCCCGCGACCTGCTGTCGGCCTGGTGGCTCCCGGCGGCGTTCCTGCTTCCGCCGGTCTACGCCCTGCTGGCGCCCGTTCCGATGCAGATCCTGCTCCAGCTCAGGGTGCGGGCGACCGTGCTCTACCGGCGGGTGTTCAGCGCGGCGGCGATCGGGCTGGCGGCGGGCGCCGCGTCGACCGCCTTCCATCACTGGGTGGCCGTGCCGGCGCGGCTGTCCTCGGGGCAGGGCAGGCCGATCCTGGCCGCCGCGGCCTGCGCGGTGCTGTTCACCGTGCTCAACACGGCGCTGATCGCGGTCGCGGCGCACGCGTCCGATCCCGAGGGCCGCTGGGGCGAGGTCCTGTGGGACCGCGAGCGTGTCCTGCTCGACGCCGTCGAGCTGTGCCTCGGCGTGCTCGTCGCCGTCGTCTGCGGGATCAACCTCGCGCTGCTGCTGCTCGTGCTGCCGCCCGTCGTGCTGCTCCAGCGCAGCCTGTTGCACGCGCAGCTCCAGGCGGCGGCCCGGACGGACGCGAAGACCGGCCTGCTGAACGCGGCCGCCTGGCAGCGGGAGGCGGACACCGAGATCGTCAGGGCGCAGCGGACCGGGAACCCGCTCGCGCTGGTGCTGGTCGACATCGACCATTTCAAGAAGGTCAACGACACGTACGGCCACCTGGTCGGCGACCAGGTGCTCGCCGAGGTGGCCGCCACCCTCCGCACGCAGCTGCGGGAGTACGACGTGGTGGGCCGGTTCGGCGGCGAGGAGTTCGTCGTGCTGCTCCCGGGCGCCGACGTGCACGAGGCGCGGCGGGTGGCCGAACGGCTGCGCGTCCGGGTGAGCCGCATGGCGGTGCCCACCGAGCAGGCGGCGGTCACGGTCACGGTCTCCGCCGGGGTCGCCATCCTGAACATCCACGGCGAGGACCTGCTGGAGCTGCTCGCGGCGGCGGACCTCGCCCTCTACCGCGCCAAGGAGCTCGGCAGGGACAGGATCTGCCTCCCCGCCGCCCCACTGGCCCCTCCTCCCCGCAGCGCGGACGGCGCTGCCGGTGCGATCCCCTAG
- a CDS encoding globin, with product MTSEQTLSFYEVVGGEDAFRRLVHRFYEGVAEDPLLRPLYPEEDLTGAEERLRLFLIQYWGGPKTYSEQRGHPRLRMRHVPFVIGEAERDAWLRHMGDAVRSLGLPPERDKQLWDYLVYAAHSLVNA from the coding sequence GTGACCAGCGAGCAGACCCTGTCCTTCTACGAGGTGGTCGGCGGCGAGGACGCCTTCCGGCGGCTCGTGCACCGGTTCTACGAAGGCGTGGCCGAGGACCCCCTGCTGCGTCCGCTCTACCCCGAGGAGGACCTCACCGGGGCCGAGGAGCGGCTGCGCCTGTTCCTCATCCAGTACTGGGGGGGTCCGAAGACCTACAGCGAGCAGCGCGGCCATCCCCGGCTGCGGATGCGGCACGTGCCGTTCGTGATCGGCGAGGCCGAGCGGGACGCCTGGCTGCGCCACATGGGCGACGCCGTGCGCTCCCTCGGACTGCCGCCGGAGCGGGACAAGCAGCTGTGGGACTACCTCGTCTACGCCGCCCACAGCCTGGTCAACGCATAA
- a CDS encoding GNAT family N-acetyltransferase, which translates to MAEEAPGGGLERDAPRGAGESEAAPLRIRRYRWPDLDAVWSLHQIGLAQVGVVPGDGVYYDDDFPRITEVYLASGGDFLVGEAARAGIVAMGGLRRIDDHTAEMCRLRVHPDHQRRGYGARMTEALEECARRLGYSTLRGDTTVRQVAALALYRKSGWRELRREARGDNVVIYIEKQLSAIVSPLFPR; encoded by the coding sequence GTGGCAGAAGAAGCGCCGGGGGGTGGCCTGGAGCGGGACGCCCCCCGGGGAGCCGGTGAGAGTGAGGCCGCCCCGCTGCGGATCCGGCGGTATCGGTGGCCGGACCTCGACGCCGTGTGGTCCCTCCACCAGATCGGCCTGGCCCAGGTGGGCGTCGTGCCGGGTGACGGCGTCTACTACGACGACGACTTTCCCCGGATCACCGAGGTCTACCTGGCATCCGGGGGTGACTTCCTCGTCGGGGAGGCGGCCCGGGCGGGGATCGTCGCCATGGGGGGCCTGCGGCGCATCGACGACCACACGGCCGAGATGTGCCGGCTCCGGGTCCACCCCGACCACCAGCGGCGTGGTTACGGCGCGCGGATGACGGAGGCGCTTGAGGAGTGCGCCCGCCGTCTCGGCTACTCCACGCTGCGCGGCGACACCACGGTGCGGCAGGTCGCCGCGCTGGCGCTCTACCGCAAATCCGGATGGCGGGAGTTGCGGCGCGAAGCCCGAGGCGACAATGTCGTGATTTATATAGAGAAGCAGCTGAGCGCCATCGTTTCCCCGCTTTTCCCGCGATAG
- a CDS encoding mechanosensitive ion channel family protein gives MLPLSPATPSPEPSPSLPDPDAIAASVSAACEKSEGAFCTVLNSVFPDRDFPAWVQLVAGIVDVLLMIVLILAGTLIVRNVALRLITRLTVRASVGVLPERLRGKAVLTSVDAAAAIMTERRRARAETMGSVLRSLASVVILGTGALMIFSKLGIPITPLLTSVGIIGVALGFGAQELVKDFIAGMFMLLEDQYGVGDVIDTGVATGTVEAVTLRITRLRDSDGKVWYVRNGTITRIGNESQGWSRALVDVPVPYAADIATVRDLLKKLADDMWDDPEYRDLVIVEEPQVFGLESVSGTSVIFRVSVKTVPARNLEVARELRLRVKKAFDEKGIAFAA, from the coding sequence GTGTTGCCGTTGTCGCCCGCGACACCCAGCCCAGAGCCGAGCCCGAGCCTGCCCGACCCGGACGCGATCGCGGCCAGCGTGTCGGCGGCGTGCGAGAAGAGCGAGGGCGCCTTCTGCACGGTGCTCAACAGTGTCTTCCCGGACCGGGACTTCCCCGCCTGGGTGCAGCTCGTGGCGGGCATCGTGGACGTGCTCCTGATGATCGTCCTGATCCTGGCCGGGACGCTGATCGTCCGGAACGTGGCGCTCCGGCTGATCACCCGGCTCACCGTGCGGGCGAGCGTCGGCGTGCTGCCGGAGCGGCTGCGTGGCAAGGCGGTGCTGACGAGCGTGGACGCCGCGGCGGCGATCATGACCGAGCGTCGCAGGGCGCGCGCCGAGACCATGGGCTCGGTGCTGCGGAGCCTCGCGTCCGTCGTGATCCTGGGCACCGGGGCGCTGATGATCTTCTCGAAGCTCGGGATACCGATCACGCCACTGCTCACCAGCGTCGGGATCATCGGTGTGGCACTCGGCTTCGGCGCGCAGGAGCTGGTCAAGGACTTCATCGCCGGCATGTTCATGCTCCTGGAGGACCAGTACGGCGTGGGCGACGTGATCGACACCGGAGTGGCCACCGGCACCGTGGAGGCCGTCACGCTCCGCATCACCCGGCTGCGCGACTCCGACGGCAAGGTCTGGTACGTCCGCAACGGCACGATCACCCGGATCGGCAACGAGTCGCAGGGCTGGTCGAGAGCCCTGGTGGACGTGCCCGTTCCGTACGCGGCCGACATCGCGACGGTGCGCGACCTGCTCAAGAAGCTCGCCGACGACATGTGGGACGACCCGGAGTACCGCGACCTGGTGATCGTCGAGGAACCGCAGGTCTTCGGGCTGGAGTCGGTGTCCGGCACGTCCGTCATCTTCCGGGTCAGCGTGAAGACCGTGCCGGCCAGGAACCTGGAGGTCGCCCGTGAGCTGCGGCTGCGGGTGAAGAAGGCCTTCGACGAGAAGGGCATCGCCTTCGCCGCCTGA
- a CDS encoding tetratricopeptide repeat protein produces the protein MRRLPNHIWVRGDLARDRVAALRALETPPLLAPVVNGHRRLRGPYTIGGALLRAIVPAALERSPDLVADHDIEIRAVASSLHPMVPARRQTIEARLPEDERILVPAPRRTLRIANGIAEFVRDHLAGPRTLLVDNLHEADPADRELLGVLARRVPDLTLALGSAEPAWEGMRPVEARPLDGPPDDYLASDCTSDDPRAYRAYLSLTPEERARRHDLRAAELGAGAESAESALGAVPYHLEHGGDPDAATRALWAAVDHCVAEGFLHAVVELGSRGLRLCEPGSEPWWRFAHRTATALAGLGRPEQARELYDQARRASVDPVVHAAAAYGTAMLDARDRDPARRDLPRARAWINEAIAISTLLPDRRERAFKLGFDQNGRALVELREGRLPEALGLVESALDLARRDLPPDAHPQHRMVLHANRAQLLARLGRRREALAGFDAAIGIDPVFPDHYLDRGNLLLEMGRTEAALADYETAMRVSPPLPEAYYNRAELRLAAGDLDGARADLGHVLDLDPGWLDAYVNRAGILEMLGEHEAARRDVEAGLALDPGNAHLHGVLGQLETAAGRYAEAGLAFDAALAADARLASAWANRATLRFETGDAPGAVEDLTRAIELGEDAALYFNRATALDALGRRGEALLDLRRALALAPGDPDVRAALEHHEKES, from the coding sequence GTGAGGCGCCTCCCGAACCACATCTGGGTCCGGGGGGACCTCGCCCGGGACCGCGTGGCGGCGCTCCGCGCACTGGAGACGCCTCCCCTTCTGGCGCCCGTCGTCAACGGGCACCGCCGGCTACGCGGTCCGTACACGATCGGCGGCGCGCTCCTGCGCGCCATCGTTCCTGCCGCCTTGGAGCGTTCTCCGGACCTGGTGGCGGACCACGACATCGAGATCCGCGCGGTCGCGTCCAGCCTGCACCCGATGGTGCCGGCCCGCCGCCAGACGATCGAGGCCCGCCTGCCCGAGGACGAACGGATCCTCGTGCCCGCGCCGCGCCGTACGCTCAGGATCGCCAACGGGATCGCGGAGTTCGTCCGCGACCATCTCGCGGGGCCGCGAACGCTGCTGGTGGACAACCTGCACGAGGCCGACCCGGCGGACCGCGAACTGCTGGGTGTCCTGGCCCGCCGGGTGCCCGATCTCACGCTCGCCCTGGGCTCCGCCGAGCCGGCGTGGGAGGGCATGCGGCCCGTGGAGGCGCGGCCCCTGGACGGGCCACCGGACGACTACCTGGCCTCGGACTGCACCTCCGACGACCCCCGCGCCTACCGGGCGTACCTGTCGCTGACGCCGGAGGAGCGGGCGCGACGGCACGACCTGAGGGCGGCCGAGCTCGGCGCCGGCGCCGAGTCGGCGGAGAGCGCCCTCGGCGCGGTGCCGTACCACCTGGAGCACGGCGGTGACCCGGACGCCGCCACGCGGGCGCTGTGGGCGGCGGTGGACCACTGCGTCGCCGAGGGGTTCCTGCACGCGGTCGTGGAGCTGGGCTCGCGCGGGCTGCGGCTCTGCGAGCCGGGGTCCGAACCGTGGTGGCGCTTCGCCCATCGCACCGCGACGGCGCTCGCCGGGCTGGGACGGCCCGAGCAGGCGCGGGAGCTGTACGACCAGGCGCGGAGGGCCAGCGTCGATCCGGTCGTCCACGCCGCCGCGGCGTACGGCACGGCGATGCTGGACGCCCGGGACCGCGACCCGGCGCGACGCGACCTGCCGAGGGCCAGGGCGTGGATCAACGAGGCGATCGCGATCTCGACGCTGCTGCCCGACCGGCGGGAGCGGGCGTTCAAGCTCGGCTTCGACCAGAACGGCCGGGCGCTCGTCGAGCTGCGCGAGGGGCGGCTCCCTGAGGCGCTCGGCCTGGTCGAGTCGGCCCTTGACCTGGCCCGACGTGACCTCCCGCCGGACGCCCATCCCCAGCACCGGATGGTGCTGCACGCCAACCGCGCGCAGCTCCTCGCGCGCCTGGGCCGCCGGCGGGAGGCGCTGGCCGGCTTCGACGCGGCCATCGGGATCGACCCGGTCTTCCCCGACCACTACCTGGACCGGGGAAACCTGCTGCTGGAGATGGGGCGGACCGAGGCGGCGCTGGCCGACTACGAGACCGCGATGCGGGTCAGCCCGCCGCTGCCCGAGGCCTACTACAACCGGGCGGAGCTGCGCCTCGCCGCCGGGGACCTGGACGGCGCGCGGGCCGACCTCGGCCACGTGCTCGACCTCGACCCCGGCTGGCTCGACGCGTACGTCAACCGGGCCGGGATCCTGGAGATGCTCGGCGAGCACGAGGCCGCCAGGCGCGACGTGGAGGCGGGGCTGGCCCTGGACCCCGGCAACGCGCACCTGCACGGGGTGCTGGGGCAGCTGGAGACGGCGGCCGGACGGTACGCCGAGGCGGGACTCGCGTTCGACGCGGCGCTGGCCGCCGACGCCCGCCTGGCCTCGGCCTGGGCCAACCGGGCGACCCTGCGCTTCGAGACCGGCGACGCCCCGGGAGCGGTCGAGGACCTGACCCGGGCGATCGAGCTGGGGGAGGACGCCGCCCTCTACTTCAACCGCGCGACCGCCCTGGACGCGCTCGGCCGCCGCGGCGAGGCGCTGCTCGACCTCCGCCGCGCGCTGGCCCTCGCCCCCGGCGACCCCGACGTGCGCGCGGCGCTGGAGCACCACGAGAAGGAGAGCTGA
- a CDS encoding thioesterase family protein: MTEPIPAGPAEHAHRYVFERKVRFADIDSYGHVNNVRFFDYLEDARVSMLWERPRDGEGNRLDLVVARQEIDYRRPLNFRPDPVRVEVWVTEISRSRFTLGYEIRDDATLYAEARTILVAYDSAAAWPRRLGEDEVAFLRRFSAPA; this comes from the coding sequence GTGACCGAGCCGATCCCTGCCGGCCCTGCCGAGCATGCCCACCGTTACGTCTTCGAGCGCAAGGTGCGCTTCGCCGACATCGACAGCTACGGCCACGTCAACAACGTCCGGTTCTTCGACTACCTCGAAGACGCGCGGGTGTCCATGCTGTGGGAGCGCCCGCGTGACGGCGAGGGCAACCGGCTCGACCTGGTGGTCGCCCGGCAGGAGATCGACTACCGGCGGCCGCTGAACTTCCGTCCCGACCCCGTGCGCGTCGAGGTGTGGGTGACCGAGATCTCCAGGTCGCGGTTCACCCTGGGGTACGAGATCCGCGACGACGCGACCCTCTACGCCGAGGCGCGCACGATCCTGGTCGCCTACGACTCCGCCGCGGCGTGGCCGCGCAGGCTGGGCGAGGACGAGGTCGCCTTCCTCCGCCGGTTCTCCGCCCCCGCCTGA
- a CDS encoding glycoside hydrolase family 13 protein → MEKTPWWRDAVVYEIYVRSFADASGDGTGDLAGIRDRLPYLAELGVDAIWLTPFYPSPMADGGYDVADYRDVDALFGTLADFDDLVADAHAHGLRLMVDIVPNHSSSAHPWFQKALAAPRGSQERERYMFREGGPEGTGGGHGEPNNWMSTFGGPAWTQVPDGQWYLHLFAPEQPDFNWRNPEVREEFLDVLRFWLDRGVDGFRIDVAMGLIKAEGLPDTDPGFTAKSPIWSRPEVHDVYRDWRRVLDSYPGTRVAVGEVWTDSAEDLALYVRPDELHQSFNFAWLEAPWSATAFRKVIDDTLVAVASPTWVLSNHDVVRHVTRYGQGSLDPGAGLARGRAALLSMLALPGSAYLYQGEELGLPEVTDLPPESRQDPIFARSNGEVPGRDGCRVPIPWSGVEPPYGFGPGGSWLPQPADWAGLTAERQAADPASTLWFYRQALRTRRELRGTLPDPITWLDSPEETLFFQRGRLLCVVNCGEGAVPLPRHDQVLITSSPLAGTDLPPDTAAWLLTT, encoded by the coding sequence ATGGAAAAAACCCCCTGGTGGCGTGATGCCGTCGTCTACGAGATCTACGTCCGCAGCTTCGCCGACGCCTCCGGCGACGGTACGGGCGACCTGGCGGGAATCCGCGACCGCCTGCCGTACCTCGCCGAACTCGGCGTCGACGCGATCTGGCTGACCCCCTTCTATCCCTCCCCCATGGCCGACGGCGGCTACGACGTGGCCGACTACCGCGACGTGGACGCGTTGTTCGGGACGCTGGCCGACTTCGACGACCTGGTCGCCGACGCGCACGCGCACGGCCTGCGGCTGATGGTGGACATCGTGCCCAACCACAGCTCCTCGGCCCACCCGTGGTTCCAGAAGGCGCTGGCGGCCCCCAGAGGCTCGCAGGAGCGCGAGCGGTACATGTTCCGGGAGGGTGGCCCCGAGGGCACCGGCGGCGGCCACGGCGAGCCCAACAACTGGATGTCCACCTTCGGCGGCCCGGCCTGGACACAGGTGCCCGACGGGCAGTGGTACCTCCACCTCTTCGCGCCGGAACAGCCCGACTTCAACTGGCGCAACCCCGAGGTGCGCGAGGAGTTCCTCGACGTCCTGCGGTTCTGGCTGGACCGCGGCGTGGACGGCTTCCGCATCGACGTGGCGATGGGGCTCATCAAGGCGGAGGGACTGCCCGACACCGATCCGGGGTTCACCGCCAAGTCGCCCATCTGGAGCCGACCGGAGGTGCACGACGTCTACCGCGACTGGCGGCGGGTGCTCGACTCCTACCCCGGCACCCGCGTCGCCGTCGGCGAGGTCTGGACCGACTCGGCCGAGGACCTCGCGCTGTACGTGCGGCCGGACGAACTGCACCAGAGCTTCAACTTCGCCTGGCTGGAGGCCCCCTGGTCGGCCACGGCGTTCCGCAAGGTCATCGACGACACCCTCGTCGCCGTCGCCTCGCCGACCTGGGTGCTGTCCAACCACGACGTCGTACGGCACGTCACCCGCTATGGGCAGGGGTCGCTCGACCCCGGGGCCGGCCTCGCGCGGGGCCGTGCGGCGCTGCTGTCCATGCTCGCCCTCCCCGGCTCGGCATACCTGTACCAGGGCGAGGAACTCGGGCTTCCCGAGGTGACCGACCTGCCGCCCGAGTCGCGGCAGGACCCGATCTTCGCGCGCTCGAACGGCGAGGTGCCGGGCCGGGACGGCTGCCGGGTGCCGATTCCGTGGTCGGGTGTCGAGCCGCCGTACGGCTTCGGGCCGGGCGGGTCGTGGCTGCCGCAGCCCGCGGACTGGGCCGGCCTCACGGCCGAACGGCAGGCCGCCGACCCGGCGTCGACGCTGTGGTTCTACCGGCAGGCGCTGCGGACGCGGCGTGAACTGCGCGGCACGCTGCCGGACCCGATCACGTGGCTGGACTCGCCCGAGGAGACGCTGTTCTTCCAGCGGGGACGGCTGCTCTGCGTGGTCAACTGCGGCGAGGGCGCGGTCCCGCTGCCGCGGCACGACCAGGTGCTGATCACCAGCAGCCCGCTCGCCGGCACCGACCTTCCGCCCGACACCGCGGCCTGGCTGCTCACCACCTGA
- a CDS encoding XRE family transcriptional regulator → MAGRQHRETEIARKVRARGLASGYTLAQIAGQVYDACGQRFGTTRIKAHRLSHGVALADVIEQVRALFERDGKSVPGIGETLLSAYESGMKRPGPEYLHYLCSVYRVEPLALGYDGPCICGHGHEVIDDACEDNRPRISPAPWARPASPASPDNCTPSLDGGEEDENVLRRTLLRLLAGGTVSAAGLNELNEEVLGAVENLRRRMDETMVTATVSPAMLDQWEQATSGFGRQYMNTPPVRLLCDVMLEFAAVRKALNHRQPVEMQERLCRMSAQLAGLSGMLMIDLGDQRLARSFFRTGRMAADETGDRALRAWVTAREALVPLYYGDPREALTLAKKSRDLAGTTPCAARTMAPVVEARALAKIAGLGGSRHDVVEEAKRALHRARTAFSQMNDSDREDPAFGYTERQLYFYQGDVLVRLGQTVEADVILEKALSQYSGEDLLDQTLIRFDRALCRLIEGDVEAALDLGRAAIELVDKDHRTDLLLKPGYDLEKAVRAKHGDSPELRRFREMLAESRVGIPKDLIKDVG, encoded by the coding sequence ATGGCCGGCAGGCAGCACAGGGAGACGGAGATCGCGCGGAAGGTCCGGGCGCGAGGTCTGGCGTCCGGGTACACCCTGGCCCAGATCGCCGGGCAGGTCTACGACGCCTGCGGGCAGCGGTTCGGCACGACGCGGATCAAGGCCCACCGCCTGTCGCACGGCGTGGCGCTGGCCGATGTCATCGAGCAGGTGCGTGCCCTCTTCGAGAGGGACGGCAAGTCGGTGCCCGGCATCGGCGAGACACTACTGTCCGCGTACGAGTCGGGCATGAAGCGGCCCGGCCCGGAATACCTCCACTACCTGTGCTCGGTCTACCGCGTCGAACCACTCGCTCTGGGCTACGACGGCCCGTGCATCTGCGGCCACGGACACGAGGTCATCGACGACGCCTGCGAAGACAACAGACCACGCATTTCACCCGCTCCGTGGGCGAGGCCGGCGTCGCCGGCCTCGCCGGACAACTGCACCCCTTCGTTGGACGGGGGCGAGGAGGACGAGAACGTGCTGAGGAGGACGCTGTTGAGGCTCCTTGCCGGCGGCACCGTGAGCGCGGCCGGCCTGAACGAGCTCAACGAGGAAGTGCTCGGCGCCGTGGAGAACCTCCGGCGCCGGATGGACGAGACGATGGTGACGGCCACCGTCTCCCCGGCGATGCTCGACCAGTGGGAACAGGCCACCTCGGGGTTCGGCCGGCAGTACATGAACACGCCGCCGGTACGGCTGCTCTGTGACGTGATGCTGGAGTTCGCCGCCGTGCGCAAGGCGCTGAACCACCGCCAGCCCGTCGAGATGCAGGAGCGGCTGTGCCGGATGTCCGCCCAGCTGGCCGGGCTGTCCGGAATGCTCATGATCGATCTAGGTGACCAGCGGCTGGCCCGCTCGTTCTTCCGCACCGGCCGGATGGCGGCCGACGAGACCGGCGACCGTGCCCTGCGCGCCTGGGTGACCGCCCGGGAGGCGCTGGTCCCGCTCTACTACGGAGACCCCCGTGAGGCGCTGACGCTCGCCAAGAAGAGCCGGGACCTGGCCGGCACGACGCCGTGCGCGGCGCGGACCATGGCGCCGGTGGTCGAGGCGAGAGCGCTGGCGAAGATCGCCGGTCTCGGCGGGTCGCGGCACGACGTGGTGGAGGAGGCCAAGCGGGCGCTGCACCGGGCCAGGACGGCCTTCTCGCAGATGAACGACAGCGACCGGGAGGACCCGGCCTTCGGCTACACCGAGCGGCAGCTCTACTTCTACCAGGGTGACGTTCTGGTGAGGCTGGGGCAGACGGTGGAGGCCGACGTGATCCTGGAGAAGGCGCTCTCCCAGTATTCGGGCGAGGACCTGCTCGACCAGACCCTGATCCGCTTCGACCGGGCGCTGTGCCGGCTGATCGAGGGCGACGTCGAGGCCGCGCTCGATCTGGGCCGGGCCGCGATCGAGTTGGTCGACAAGGACCACCGGACCGACCTCCTGCTCAAGCCCGGATACGACCTGGAGAAGGCGGTGCGGGCCAAGCACGGCGACTCGCCCGAGCTCAGGCGGTTCCGGGAGATGCTCGCGGAGAGCCGGGTGGGGATCCCCAAGGACCTGATCAAGGACGTCGGGTGA